A part of Desulfonatronovibrio magnus genomic DNA contains:
- a CDS encoding helix-turn-helix transcriptional regulator has translation MPKPTNRTYSRYTESAMLLLASLIREGRLERKMTAQEVADRAGISRGLLQRIEKGDLKCEIGATFEVALIVGVPLFGMEDDAQLKFQLEQTKAKLALMPKSIRKTNKQVKDDF, from the coding sequence ATGCCAAAACCAACTAATAGAACCTATTCACGCTACACTGAAAGCGCAATGCTGCTGCTGGCCAGTCTGATTCGGGAAGGACGTCTTGAACGTAAAATGACGGCTCAGGAGGTTGCTGACCGTGCCGGAATTTCCCGTGGTCTGCTGCAACGTATTGAGAAAGGTGATTTGAAGTGTGAGATTGGTGCTACATTCGAAGTAGCCCTAATCGTCGGAGTACCCCTGTTTGGAATGGAGGATGATGCACAACTTAAGTTCCAGCTCGAACAAACCAAAGCAAAGCTGGCGTTGATGCCAAAATCAATTCGCAAAACAAATAAGCAGGTTAAGGATGACTTCTGA
- the ldhH gene encoding L-lactate dehydrogenase (quinone) large subunit LdhH, producing MLNADNIKEYLSEIEEALQNDFQRKTLDTFAVAYRTGRANAFSGMDIPGLVKDIARSKDDSLAEMDELYQQFKEKAQALGVHVHLAADAKQANEIIAGIAREHQCRNVVKSKSMTAEEIHLNVALEKEGMKIVETDLGEWIIQLRKEPPSHMVLPAIHLSRYQVADLFEKVTSKKQDSDIFKLVKVARRELRREYVQADMGISGANFAVAETGSLGLVTNEGNARLVTTLPRVHVALVGLEKLTPKLKDALLLLKALPRNATGQQITSYVTWLTGPSECKSSADGKKVMHIVFLDNGRRKLSSDKNFSQILRCIRCGACANVCPVYRLVGGHKYGYVYIGAIGLVTTYFFHGRDKARLLVQNCINCGACKEVCAAGIDLPGLIKDIHARILDEEGHPPRSKLLAMVLKNRRLFHMLLRNMRFAQLPFADAKARYVRHLPSIFMKGQDFRKLPVLASTAFRDKWKSVKPNVSRPKLKVGLFSGCAVDFIYPEQMEAAVKVISKGKSIAQDHPEKQTCCGLPALMMGEKDAARETARQNIEAFASSGSDYIVTLCASCAAHLKYGYPKLLEGEKGLEQKLKAFTDKVMDFSSFVRDVMRISPMLFRKTVQKVGYHSPCHLCRGLEVREAPRANINLVHEYVPTAEEEVCCGFGGSYSLNFPPVSRTLLAGKMANLRAGGISAVGTDCPGCVMQIRGGMARAGIDIEVKHVAELMAEQLK from the coding sequence ATGCTTAACGCGGATAATATCAAGGAATATTTAAGTGAAATAGAAGAGGCCCTGCAAAACGATTTTCAGCGCAAAACCCTGGATACCTTTGCCGTGGCTTACCGGACAGGAAGAGCCAATGCTTTTTCCGGCATGGATATTCCAGGGCTGGTCAAGGATATAGCCCGGTCCAAGGATGATTCCCTGGCCGAAATGGATGAGCTTTACCAGCAGTTCAAGGAAAAAGCCCAAGCCCTGGGTGTCCATGTTCACCTGGCTGCTGACGCGAAACAGGCTAATGAAATCATTGCCGGCATCGCCCGGGAGCATCAGTGCCGCAATGTGGTCAAGTCCAAATCCATGACTGCTGAAGAGATTCATCTGAATGTCGCGTTGGAAAAAGAAGGCATGAAAATAGTGGAAACAGACCTGGGTGAATGGATAATCCAGCTCCGCAAAGAACCTCCCTCGCACATGGTTCTGCCGGCCATCCATCTTTCCCGGTATCAGGTGGCCGATCTTTTTGAGAAAGTGACAAGTAAAAAACAGGACTCGGATATTTTCAAGCTGGTTAAAGTGGCCAGACGGGAACTGCGCAGGGAATACGTCCAGGCTGATATGGGTATCAGCGGGGCTAATTTCGCGGTGGCAGAGACCGGCTCTCTGGGACTGGTGACCAATGAAGGCAATGCCAGACTGGTCACAACCCTTCCCCGGGTGCACGTGGCCCTGGTGGGACTTGAAAAACTCACGCCAAAGTTGAAGGATGCCCTGCTTCTGCTCAAGGCCCTGCCCCGCAACGCCACCGGGCAGCAGATCACCTCATATGTCACCTGGCTGACCGGCCCAAGTGAGTGCAAGAGTTCTGCTGACGGCAAAAAGGTCATGCATATTGTTTTTCTGGATAACGGACGCAGGAAACTTTCCTCAGATAAAAATTTTTCCCAGATTCTGCGCTGCATCCGGTGCGGAGCCTGCGCCAATGTCTGTCCTGTTTACCGTCTGGTGGGAGGCCATAAATACGGTTATGTCTATATCGGGGCCATCGGACTGGTAACGACCTATTTTTTTCATGGCCGGGACAAGGCCAGGCTGTTGGTGCAAAACTGTATCAACTGCGGAGCATGCAAGGAGGTCTGCGCGGCCGGCATTGATCTGCCAGGGTTAATCAAGGACATCCATGCCCGTATTCTGGATGAGGAAGGACATCCTCCAAGATCAAAGCTGCTGGCCATGGTCCTAAAAAACCGCAGGCTTTTCCACATGCTGCTCAGGAATATGCGTTTTGCTCAGCTTCCCTTTGCCGACGCCAAGGCCCGTTATGTCCGGCATCTGCCATCAATCTTCATGAAAGGGCAGGACTTCAGAAAGCTGCCGGTCCTGGCATCCACTGCTTTCAGGGATAAATGGAAGTCCGTAAAACCTAATGTATCCCGGCCGAAACTCAAGGTGGGACTTTTTTCAGGCTGCGCTGTGGATTTTATTTATCCTGAACAGATGGAGGCAGCAGTCAAAGTCATATCCAAAGGAAAAAGTATTGCCCAGGATCATCCTGAAAAACAGACCTGTTGCGGGTTGCCTGCCCTGATGATGGGCGAGAAAGACGCGGCCAGGGAAACTGCCCGGCAAAACATAGAAGCCTTTGCATCATCCGGGAGTGACTATATTGTAACCCTGTGCGCTTCATGCGCGGCTCATCTTAAATATGGTTATCCAAAGCTGCTTGAAGGTGAAAAAGGGCTTGAGCAGAAGCTAAAAGCCTTTACAGACAAGGTCATGGATTTCAGTTCTTTTGTCCGGGATGTGATGCGCATTTCTCCCATGCTTTTTAGAAAAACCGTTCAAAAGGTGGGGTACCATTCTCCGTGTCATCTCTGCCGGGGGCTTGAAGTCCGGGAGGCTCCAAGGGCTAACATCAATCTGGTCCATGAATATGTTCCCACTGCTGAAGAAGAGGTCTGCTGCGGATTCGGGGGCAGTTATTCTCTGAATTTTCCGCCGGTATCCAGAACCCTTCTGGCCGGGAAAATGGCCAATCTTCGGGCCGGAGGGATCTCAGCGGTAGGCACTGACTGTCCAGGCTGCGTAATGCAGATCCGCGGGGGGATGGCCAGGGCCGGAATTGATATTGAGGTCAAACATGTTGCTGAACTAATGGCTGAGCAGCTGAAATAG
- a CDS encoding addiction module protein produces MSAQEEIKEKILSLNEVERIRIAEFIYDSLDKPDADVEAKWVNESEKRYQAYKEGRIQGITLNEIKSRSKNEHYSRASG; encoded by the coding sequence ATGTCTGCTCAAGAAGAAATAAAAGAAAAAATTCTTTCCTTGAACGAAGTGGAAAGGATACGCATTGCCGAGTTCATTTATGATAGTCTGGACAAACCGGATGCCGATGTGGAAGCAAAATGGGTGAATGAGTCTGAAAAAAGATACCAGGCTTATAAAGAGGGTAGAATTCAAGGCATCACTCTCAACGAAATCAAATCCAGATCAAAAAATGAACATTATTCTCGTGCCTCCGGCTGA
- a CDS encoding DUF3800 domain-containing protein, with protein MYILYLDDSGSIPNPTEDYFVLGGICIPERSMNWLSSQLDEHASRIDPADPSRIEFHASEIFSGRTPPWNQFRKKEQRVDIIKSTLNCLKSANPDTVAFACAIHKESYPKLDPMEIAFEDLCSRFDIYLNRIYHETKVSHKGLIVFDKSIYEGSLQKLSMEFRQLGTRWREVRNIREVPFFVDSKASRLIQLADHVAYSVFRRYNAGDLTYFNCIESRFDNYQGIIHGLAHKQSYNQACTCPACLTRKTSQPG; from the coding sequence ATGTATATTCTGTACTTAGATGATTCCGGATCAATCCCCAATCCTACTGAAGATTATTTTGTCCTTGGGGGCATATGCATTCCTGAACGTTCAATGAACTGGCTTTCTTCACAACTGGATGAGCATGCCTCACGAATTGATCCTGCCGACCCAAGCCGGATAGAATTTCACGCCTCAGAAATATTCAGCGGTAGAACCCCTCCCTGGAACCAGTTCAGAAAAAAAGAACAGCGAGTCGATATTATCAAGAGTACTCTGAACTGCCTCAAATCAGCCAACCCGGATACTGTTGCTTTCGCCTGCGCTATCCATAAAGAATCTTATCCAAAGCTTGACCCCATGGAGATTGCCTTTGAAGATCTTTGCAGCAGGTTTGATATATACCTGAACAGAATTTATCACGAAACCAAGGTCTCTCATAAGGGGCTGATCGTTTTTGACAAAAGTATTTACGAGGGCAGCCTGCAAAAGCTATCAATGGAATTCAGACAGCTGGGTACGAGGTGGCGCGAGGTGAGAAATATCAGAGAGGTTCCTTTTTTTGTGGATTCAAAAGCGTCACGGCTGATCCAGCTTGCTGATCATGTAGCTTATTCGGTATTTCGGAGATACAATGCTGGAGACTTGACTTATTTTAATTGCATTGAAAGCCGTTTTGACAACTATCAGGGAATCATTCACGGACTGGCTCACAAGCAGTCTTATAACCAGGCCTGCACCTGCCCTGCTTGTCTGACAAGAAAAACATCCCAGCCAGGCTGA
- a CDS encoding type II toxin-antitoxin system RelE/ParE family toxin: MNIILVPPADKELDDAINYYNEEIPGLGDAFYEEFLKAADLLSMFPNIWRKVGDNTRRA; this comes from the coding sequence ATGAACATTATTCTCGTGCCTCCGGCTGATAAAGAACTTGATGACGCCATCAATTATTATAACGAAGAAATTCCAGGTTTGGGTGATGCGTTTTATGAGGAATTTTTAAAAGCGGCAGATCTGTTGTCCATGTTTCCAAACATCTGGCGAAAGGTGGGGGATAATACCAGAAGGGCATAG
- a CDS encoding HNH endonuclease has product MEWARRVRELRTELGWPIVTKSTGRPDLAIGAYMLEADRQGYEHDRKIPDNIRREVLRRDGYKCSECSWSHEEWNPSDPRHLELHHIQYHGKGGKNTKENLQALCTVCHDKIHKIKK; this is encoded by the coding sequence ATGGAATGGGCAAGACGGGTCCGCGAGCTCAGGACTGAACTAGGGTGGCCCATAGTCACCAAGTCTACAGGCCGCCCGGACCTGGCAATAGGTGCCTACATGCTTGAAGCCGACCGTCAAGGTTATGAACACGATAGGAAGATACCAGACAATATTCGCAGGGAAGTGCTGCGGAGAGATGGATACAAATGCAGTGAGTGCAGCTGGTCACATGAAGAATGGAACCCCTCCGATCCAAGGCACCTCGAATTGCACCACATTCAATATCATGGGAAGGGTGGTAAGAATACAAAAGAAAATCTCCAAGCCCTTTGTACTGTATGTCATGACAAGATTCATAAGATTAAGAAGTGA
- a CDS encoding type II toxin-antitoxin system RelE/ParE family toxin, with translation MSRTYHVKWAAVAQSDLKQIIDHIAVDSPDNALGILKKIREEASSLYTFPDQGRIVPELKDQGIHIYREIIVPPWRIIYRISDTNVIVLSVIDSRRNVEDILLDRFMNSRTRL, from the coding sequence ATGAGCCGGACATACCATGTTAAATGGGCTGCTGTTGCCCAGAGCGATTTGAAACAAATAATTGATCATATTGCAGTTGACAGCCCGGACAATGCGCTGGGAATACTGAAAAAAATCAGAGAGGAAGCTTCAAGCCTCTACACCTTTCCTGATCAAGGCAGGATCGTACCTGAGCTGAAAGATCAGGGTATACACATCTATAGAGAAATAATTGTTCCACCCTGGCGGATTATTTACAGAATATCAGACACAAATGTTATTGTTTTATCCGTTATAGATTCAAGACGGAATGTTGAAGATATTTTGCTGGATCGATTCATGAATTCAAGAACAAGATTATAG
- a CDS encoding type II toxin-antitoxin system RelE/ParE family toxin — translation MLSYDAVKQEFLELPPEMQARFFRIEELIVAHELHNVGMPYLRHIQDDIWEMRLAGKDRIGRGLYVAVEGKRVVILRFFIKKTQKTPRKEIKTAMERLRYLKDETCKRTERKAAGKSRGQG, via the coding sequence ATGCTGAGCTATGACGCTGTTAAACAGGAATTTCTTGAACTGCCGCCTGAAATGCAGGCCCGTTTCTTCCGGATCGAAGAATTGATTGTTGCTCATGAGCTGCACAATGTAGGCATGCCTTACCTGCGTCATATCCAGGATGATATCTGGGAAATGAGGCTGGCAGGAAAAGACCGGATTGGCCGCGGCCTTTATGTGGCAGTGGAAGGAAAACGGGTGGTGATCCTGCGGTTTTTCATCAAGAAGACCCAGAAGACCCCGAGAAAAGAAATCAAAACCGCCATGGAAAGATTGAGGTATCTTAAAGATGAAACCTGTAAAAGAACTGAAAGAAAAGCTGCTGGAAAATCCAGAGGTCAGGGCTGA
- a CDS encoding PDDEXK nuclease domain-containing protein, with translation MGMNSDLVFYSSLLNEIKDRIRQAQIRAAVSANAEMILMYWDIGKMIHQRQQMEGWGAGIIPGLARDIRNELPEVKGFSERNIGYMVRFFREYGELRISQQAVAKLPGSLTEDESLSQAGEKIAPKGNHLNLQQYVAKIPWGHNILLMEKVKDLPIRLWYIRQTIEQGWGRDTLAAMIRRKAYERQGQAVSNFSTRLPAPQSELASQMLKDPYLFDFLTLEEPFHELELETGLIRHLENFLLELGSGFAFVGRQYHLEVSDKDFYLDLLFYHLKLRCFIVIELKKGDFKPEYAGKMNFYCSVVDDQLRNDKDQSTIGLILCQTKDRILAEYALRDIHKPIGISDYELTRALPENLKSSLPTVEEIEAELSLDVSGWASSENENDLKIAEPGAPADLKKPHR, from the coding sequence ATGGGTATGAATTCTGATCTGGTTTTTTACAGCAGTCTCCTGAACGAGATCAAAGATCGTATACGTCAGGCCCAGATAAGAGCGGCTGTTTCCGCCAATGCGGAAATGATATTGATGTACTGGGACATTGGAAAGATGATTCATCAACGGCAACAGATGGAAGGCTGGGGTGCCGGAATTATTCCCGGACTAGCCAGGGATATCCGCAATGAACTTCCCGAGGTAAAGGGGTTTTCTGAACGGAATATCGGCTACATGGTTCGATTTTTCCGTGAGTACGGGGAGCTCCGAATTTCGCAACAGGCCGTTGCAAAATTGCCGGGATCACTCACAGAGGATGAATCATTATCTCAGGCCGGAGAAAAAATCGCGCCAAAGGGTAATCATCTAAATCTGCAACAATACGTTGCAAAAATTCCCTGGGGACACAATATCTTGCTGATGGAGAAGGTCAAAGACCTACCCATCCGCCTGTGGTACATACGGCAGACCATCGAACAGGGCTGGGGCCGGGATACGTTGGCAGCGATGATCAGAAGAAAGGCATATGAGCGACAAGGACAGGCGGTCAGCAATTTTTCAACCCGTCTTCCCGCGCCACAGTCGGAGCTGGCAAGCCAAATGCTCAAGGATCCCTACCTTTTCGACTTCCTGACACTTGAAGAACCTTTTCATGAACTGGAGTTAGAGACTGGGCTGATCCGGCATCTGGAAAATTTTCTACTGGAACTCGGGTCTGGTTTTGCCTTTGTTGGACGTCAGTATCATCTGGAGGTGAGTGACAAGGATTTTTATCTTGATCTTCTATTCTACCACCTCAAATTACGCTGTTTTATAGTCATTGAATTGAAGAAAGGTGACTTTAAACCGGAGTATGCCGGCAAGATGAACTTCTATTGCTCGGTGGTGGACGACCAACTCAGGAATGACAAAGATCAGTCCACCATCGGCCTGATTCTTTGCCAGACCAAGGATCGAATTCTGGCTGAATACGCGTTGCGCGACATTCATAAACCTATAGGCATTTCTGACTATGAACTGACCCGCGCCCTGCCGGAAAATCTCAAATCCAGCCTGCCTACAGTGGAAGAGATTGAGGCGGAATTGTCTTTGGACGTCAGCGGATGGGCGTCTTCAGAAAATGAGAATGATCTAAAAATTGCCGAACCAGGCGCTCCAGCGGATTTGAAAAAGCCGCACCGCTGA
- a CDS encoding type II toxin-antitoxin system Phd/YefM family antitoxin, whose translation MNITNDIKPVTYLKSRAADLLMQINETHRPVIITQNGEPRAVLQDPQSYENMRNALGLLKLVSIGEADIREGRTKSQDEMFDELEGELKESCK comes from the coding sequence ATGAATATTACGAACGATATTAAACCGGTTACTTATCTAAAATCACGGGCGGCCGATTTACTCATGCAAATTAATGAAACGCATCGGCCTGTTATAATAACCCAAAATGGCGAACCTCGAGCTGTGCTTCAAGATCCTCAGAGTTACGAAAATATGCGTAATGCCCTCGGTCTGTTAAAGCTTGTTTCAATAGGGGAAGCCGATATCAGGGAGGGACGGACAAAGTCACAAGATGAAATGTTCGATGAACTGGAAGGTGAACTGAAAGAAAGCTGCAAATGA
- a CDS encoding lactate utilization protein produces MQEEMVNTFTAKAEAVSAVVRKVSNMQQALEYAVKICDEKEACRLLLAGCELAVSNSAAELCQFSSGEKFIAAPGLDRDALTGLQALAKERDIKVVSSGLRKYASGLDMGLAVADLGLAETGTLVLECSSEDLRLSTMLCEINILVLPVSRMRTGTDEAEEELAAMMKNGSAYLSFITGASRTADIERVLALGVHGPLELHILLWEDD; encoded by the coding sequence ATGCAAGAAGAAATGGTGAATACATTTACAGCAAAAGCTGAAGCGGTTTCTGCCGTGGTCAGGAAAGTCAGCAATATGCAGCAGGCCCTGGAGTATGCAGTAAAGATCTGTGATGAAAAAGAAGCCTGCCGGCTGCTTTTGGCCGGGTGTGAACTTGCTGTATCCAATTCTGCAGCCGAACTGTGCCAGTTTTCCAGCGGAGAAAAGTTCATTGCCGCTCCGGGTCTGGACAGAGATGCACTGACCGGGCTCCAGGCCTTGGCTAAGGAAAGGGATATCAAGGTTGTTTCCTCTGGTTTGCGCAAGTACGCCTCAGGTCTTGATATGGGACTGGCTGTGGCGGATCTGGGGCTGGCTGAAACCGGAACTCTGGTGCTTGAATGTTCCTCTGAAGACCTGCGTCTGAGTACCATGCTCTGCGAGATAAACATTCTTGTCCTGCCTGTTTCCCGAATGAGGACTGGTACGGATGAGGCGGAAGAAGAGCTTGCAGCCATGATGAAAAATGGCTCGGCGTACCTGTCTTTTATAACCGGAGCCAGTCGGACCGCGGATATTGAAAGAGTTCTGGCTCTGGGGGTTCATGGTCCTCTGGAACTGCATATCCTGTTGTGGGAGGATGACTGA
- a CDS encoding type I restriction-modification system subunit M N-terminal domain-containing protein produces the protein MPKKTNINKKTKSFEQTLWETADKLRGTVESSEYKHVVLSLIFLKFVSDKFEARKQELIQEGKEAYVNMVEFYTMKNVFYLPENSRWSYIQKQAKQDDIAVKIDTALHSVEKNNKSLKGALPDNYFTPCAGQTPCPKCRDFAY, from the coding sequence ATGCCAAAAAAAACAAATATAAACAAAAAAACCAAGAGCTTTGAACAGACCCTTTGGGAGACGGCGGACAAGCTGCGGGGGACGGTGGAGTCCTCGGAATACAAGCATGTAGTGCTCAGCCTGATTTTTCTCAAGTTCGTCAGTGACAAATTTGAAGCACGGAAGCAGGAACTGATTCAGGAGGGGAAAGAGGCCTATGTCAACATGGTGGAATTCTACACCATGAAGAATGTCTTTTACCTGCCGGAGAACTCGCGCTGGTCCTATATCCAAAAGCAGGCCAAACAGGATGATATTGCGGTCAAGATCGACACGGCCCTGCATTCCGTGGAGAAGAACAATAAATCCCTCAAAGGGGCGCTGCCGGATAATTATTTTACACCTTGCGCAGGTCAGACCCCATGCCCCAAATGCCGTGACTTCGCTTACTGA
- a CDS encoding phosphotransferase-like protein, which translates to MIILLNGTSSAGKTTVARIMQEKYSDVLLLYGVDSMVQTAFPAKCDYPPFDQKAIRLESYEVDGHPHVRLMVSSYMYPVYTAAVKFYKMLSEQGYNLIVDELLFDSNRIRPYFEILAREKVYFIGLKPEKEVVLRREQERGDRFPGLAAGLYLEVYNPLFTYDLLLDTGKMSPEETADRILEYMDVNKEPAGFNTSAESWLQRS; encoded by the coding sequence ATGATTATTCTGCTCAATGGCACTTCTTCAGCCGGAAAAACCACTGTTGCCAGGATTATGCAGGAAAAATACAGTGATGTGCTTCTTTTGTACGGAGTGGATTCCATGGTCCAGACCGCTTTTCCAGCCAAGTGCGATTATCCGCCCTTTGATCAGAAGGCCATCAGGCTTGAATCCTATGAAGTGGATGGCCATCCCCATGTCAGACTCATGGTCTCGTCTTACATGTACCCGGTGTATACTGCTGCTGTAAAATTTTATAAAATGCTCTCTGAGCAGGGGTACAATCTTATCGTGGATGAACTGCTGTTCGACTCCAACAGGATCAGACCCTATTTTGAGATCCTGGCCAGGGAAAAGGTATATTTCATAGGGCTCAAGCCCGAAAAGGAAGTGGTGCTCAGACGCGAACAGGAACGCGGCGACAGGTTCCCCGGGCTGGCTGCCGGGCTGTACCTGGAGGTGTACAACCCTCTTTTCACTTATGATTTGCTCTTGGACACAGGGAAAATGAGTCCTGAGGAAACCGCCGACAGGATTCTGGAATATATGGACGTCAACAAAGAACCAGCTGGCTTCAACACTTCCGCTGAAAGCTGGCTGCAACGCAGCTGA
- a CDS encoding BCCT family transporter — protein MSEKMPNDKKNEHLDMIPPDGEVNPVDTDYKIGQDNISYKFGPYGLDIHNPVFGLSSVVIVLFVVLTLLFSSQAEPVFGNLRDWLTSNLDWFFISAGNIFVLVCLFLVISPLGKVRIGGTKATPDFSYLGWFSMLFAAGMGIGLMFYAVSEPLAHFSSALGGTTLENGVRTDWAPLGGAADDPHAAMRLGMAATIYHWALHPWAIYAVLALGLALFSFNKGLPLTVRSIFYPILGERVWGWPGHIIDILAIFATLFGLATSLGLGASQAAAGLGYLFNLPDGDTAQVVLVLLITAIAIVSIVAGLEAGVQRLSKINMTLAALLMLFVIIVGPTLAVLTGFFSNMVAYLQHLPALANPIGREDSNFAQGWTSFYWAWWISWSPFVGMFIARVSRGRSVREFIISVLLIPSAACVLWMTVFGGTAISQLLNDGYTGAADADLPLQLFAMLDILPLAQITSFIGIVLVVVFFVTSSDSGSLVIDTIGAGGKVEAPVPQRIFWCTFEGLVAIALILGGGLVALQAMAVSTGFPFTLVLIVACWSLIKGLYSEPRS, from the coding sequence ATGAGTGAAAAAATGCCTAATGACAAAAAAAATGAACATCTTGACATGATACCGCCTGATGGTGAGGTTAATCCTGTCGACACTGACTACAAGATTGGTCAGGACAATATTTCATACAAATTCGGACCGTATGGTCTGGACATTCATAATCCTGTTTTTGGATTGTCTTCAGTAGTGATTGTTCTGTTTGTGGTCCTTACTCTGCTTTTTTCGAGTCAGGCAGAACCTGTATTCGGAAACTTGCGTGACTGGCTGACATCCAATCTTGACTGGTTTTTCATAAGTGCCGGCAATATCTTTGTGCTGGTCTGCCTGTTTCTGGTAATCTCCCCACTGGGAAAAGTACGTATTGGCGGTACTAAAGCCACCCCTGACTTTTCTTACTTAGGCTGGTTTTCCATGCTTTTCGCGGCCGGGATGGGCATTGGCCTTATGTTTTACGCGGTTTCCGAGCCTCTCGCCCATTTCAGCAGCGCTCTGGGAGGGACCACGTTAGAGAATGGAGTCCGCACTGACTGGGCCCCACTGGGGGGCGCAGCGGATGACCCCCATGCTGCAATGAGGCTGGGAATGGCTGCCACAATTTATCACTGGGCTCTTCACCCCTGGGCCATATACGCGGTTTTAGCTCTGGGTCTGGCTTTATTCAGCTTTAACAAGGGATTGCCCCTGACTGTCCGTTCAATATTTTATCCCATTCTCGGGGAGCGGGTCTGGGGCTGGCCTGGACACATTATTGATATCCTGGCCATTTTTGCCACCCTTTTCGGTCTGGCGACATCCCTGGGCCTGGGAGCCTCCCAGGCAGCTGCAGGCCTGGGTTATCTTTTCAACCTGCCTGACGGCGATACTGCCCAGGTGGTGCTGGTCCTGCTGATCACTGCCATTGCCATTGTATCTATTGTTGCAGGCCTTGAAGCTGGAGTGCAGCGTCTGTCTAAAATCAACATGACTCTGGCTGCCCTGCTGATGCTGTTCGTAATTATAGTCGGTCCGACTCTGGCCGTACTCACGGGCTTTTTCTCAAACATGGTCGCATACCTTCAGCATTTACCGGCACTTGCCAACCCCATTGGCCGTGAAGACAGTAATTTTGCCCAGGGCTGGACTTCATTCTACTGGGCCTGGTGGATTTCCTGGTCACCGTTTGTAGGCATGTTTATTGCCAGAGTTTCCAGAGGACGGTCTGTGCGGGAGTTCATAATTTCAGTACTGTTGATTCCTTCAGCAGCTTGTGTATTATGGATGACCGTATTCGGAGGCACTGCCATCAGCCAGCTTCTAAACGATGGTTATACTGGTGCTGCAGATGCAGACCTGCCTCTGCAGCTTTTTGCCATGCTTGATATTCTGCCGCTGGCTCAGATTACATCTTTCATCGGCATTGTCCTGGTGGTAGTGTTCTTTGTTACTTCTTCCGACTCCGGCTCCCTTGTTATTGATACTATTGGGGCCGGGGGCAAGGTTGAAGCTCCTGTGCCTCAACGGATTTTCTGGTGTACCTTTGAAGGGCTGGTGGCCATTGCCCTGATTCTCGGAGGAGGGCTGGTGGCTTTGCAGGCCATGGCGGTCTCCACAGGGTTTCCTTTTACCCTGGTCCTGATTGTTGCCTGCTGGTCGCTTATCAAGGGACTGTATTCTGAACCTCGATCCTAA
- a CDS encoding helix-turn-helix domain-containing protein: MKPVKELKEKLLENPEVRAEYDRLGPEFKLASMLIEARSRAGLSQNDLARRMGMKQASVARIESGKFNPSMETLRKYAAATGHELKIEMLPRA; the protein is encoded by the coding sequence ATGAAACCTGTAAAAGAACTGAAAGAAAAGCTGCTGGAAAATCCAGAGGTCAGGGCTGAATATGATCGTCTTGGCCCTGAATTCAAACTTGCGTCCATGCTCATTGAGGCCAGGTCAAGGGCTGGGCTCAGCCAGAATGATCTGGCCAGGCGTATGGGCATGAAGCAGGCCAGTGTTGCTCGGATTGAGTCCGGCAAATTCAACCCAAGTATGGAAACCCTGCGTAAATATGCCGCTGCCACCGGGCATGAACTCAAGATTGAGATGCTGCCCAGAGCATAA